The following proteins are encoded in a genomic region of Nicotiana sylvestris chromosome 4, ASM39365v2, whole genome shotgun sequence:
- the LOC104240914 gene encoding cytochrome P450 86B1-like, which produces MMNSLNTINMTCSSSTSLFAYFNPNTSFLLLPEIQMMEIFLAFVVFICIHSLRQGKKQGLPNWPLVGMLPSLILGLRKDMYEWISDVLCRMNGTFTFRGPWFTNLNCVVTSDPRNLEYLLKTKFSNFPKGEYFRSTVRDLLGDGIFSADDEIWQKQRKTASIEFHSANFRKMTTDSLLELVHSRLLPVLEDSMKQSIPIDLQDVLLRLTFDNVCMIAFGVDPGCLHPGLPEIQFAKAFESATEATILRFVTPTLVWKTMRWLGLGTERTLKHSLKKVNEFADEVIKTRKKELSLEDESSKKRSDLLTVFMGLRDEQGKPFSGKLLRDICVNFILAGRDTSSVALSWFFWLLNRNPEVEERILAEISKILNERSEDAIKESPLIFKPKEIKQMEYLQAALSEALRLYPSVPVDHKEVVEDDVFPDGTVLKKGTKVVYAIYTMGRMEGIWGEDCREYKPERWLRDGRYMTESAYRFTAFNGGPRLCLGKDFAYYQMKFVAASILYRYNVKVVEGHPVSPKMALTMYLKYGLQVKLSRRT; this is translated from the exons ATGATGAATTCATTGAACACCATTAACATGACTTGTTCATCCTCCACATCCTTGTTTGCATATTTCAACCCCAACACAAGTTTTCTTCTGTTGCCAGAGATACAAATGATGGAAATATTCCTAGCCTTTGTTGTTTTCATTTGTATACATTCTTTAAGGCAGGGGAAGAAACAAGGATTACCAAATTGGCCACTAGTAGGGATGTTGCCTTCTTTGATTTTAGGGTTACGGAAAGACATGTATGAGTGGATTTCTGATGTTCTTTGTCGGATGAATGGGACGTTTACGTTCCGAGGTCCATGGTTCACCAACCTCAACTGTGTGGTGACATCCGATCCTCGGAATCTTGAGTATCTTCTCAAGACAAAATTCTCAAATTTCCCTAAAGGTGAATACTTTAGAAGCACTGTTAGGGACCTACTTGGAGATGGAATATTCAGTGCAGATGATGAGATTTGGCAGAAACAGAGGAAAACAGCCAGCATTGAGTTCCATTCTGCTAACTTTAGGAAAATGACTACTGATTCGTTGCTGGAGCTTGTTCATTCTAGGCTCTTACCTGTTTTGGAAGATTCAATGAAGCAATCAATCCCTATTGATCTTCAAGATGTTCTCCTTAGGCTCACATTCGATAATGTATGCATGATTGCTTTCGGGGTTGATCCAGGGTGTCTCCACCCTGGATTACCTGAAATTCAATTCGCCAAAGCTTTCGAATCAGCAACCGAGGCAACCATTCTCCGGTTTGTCACACCCACGCTTGTCTGGAAAACCATGAGGTGGCTTGGGTTAGGAACAGAGAGGACGTTGAAGCATTCATTGAAGAAAGTGAATGAATTTGCTGATGAAGTTATCAAAACTAGAAAGAAAGAGCTTTCTTTAGAAGATGAGAGTAGCAAAAAAAGATCGGATCTTTTAACAGTGTTCATGGGGCTAAGAGATGAACAAGGAAAGCCATTTTCGGGTAAGTTATTGAGAGATATTTGTGTCAACTTCATTCTTGCTGGAAGAGACACTTCTTCAGTTGCATTAAGCTGGTTTTTCTGGCTCTTGAATCGTAATCCGGAGGTTGAAGAAAGAATTTTGGCTGAGATTTCTAAGATTTTGAATGAAAGATCAGAGGATGCCATTAAGGAAAGTCCTTTGATTTTCAAGCCCAAAGAGATCAAGCAAATGGAATATCTACAAGCTGCTCTTTCAGAAGCTCTCAGATTGTATCCTTCTGTTCCAGTTGATCACAAAGAG GTAGTTGAAGACGACGTATTCCCAGACGGGACAGTACTGAAAAAGGGAACAAAGGTAGTGTATGCAATCTATACAATGGGAAGAATGGAAGGGATATGGGGGGAAGATTGTAGAGAATACAAACCAGAGAGGTGGCTGAGAGATGGCCGCTACATGACCGAATCCGCATATCGCTTCACAGCCTTCAATGGAGGACCTCGCCTTTGTTTAGGCAAAGATTTTGCTTACTATCAGATGAAATTCGTCGCTGCATCCATTCTCTACCGTTACAATGTCAAGGTAGTCGAAGGTCATCCTGTTTCACCCAAAATGGCTTTGACTATGTATCTCAAATATGGATTACAAGTCAAACTTTCCAGGCGTACGTGA